In Ciconia boyciana chromosome 1, ASM3463844v1, whole genome shotgun sequence, the genomic stretch cccagcccagccagcacccaGCTGACGCCCCGAGCTCCCCAGCTGGCCCGCAGCACCCCAGCATGTCCTGGGGGTCTGCAGCAGCAATGACAGCCAGACACACGCCCCACGCAGCAGGAGCTTGAAGTGCTATGGCAGCCCATGGCCCACACTGGCACCACCGCCATGACAAGCAGCAGGTGCCCATAGGCTCCGAGGCCACCAGCTACCAGGACGGGACCACAGGCAGCCTGCCAGTGTCAGCCCCTGCCAGGGAGCCACCAACCGCACGGGCAGCCCCGCTCTTTGGGGCAAAGCCCTTGCCTGGGGCCACGCTCCCAGCAGGGTTACCTTGGGCCGCACGTGACGGAGGAGGCCGCCATCCTCTGTCCGCTGCAGATAGTCTATCCAGCGCTCTCCAATGGTGTAATAGAAGTAGACGTTGCTgccatcctccccttcctcgCTGTAGCAgctcccctcttcctcttcttcctcctcctcctcctcctcctgttccccaCAGCCTGTGGAGCTGACTGGCTCCTGCGCCCCTTGCCCACTGGCGTCGTCAGCCTCCGGTCCTGACCCTGGGCTCCCTTTCCCAGAGCGCTCTGGCTCCCAGGGGCCTGAaacatcctcctcctcagccaCCACCTACAAtacagggagaggcagggtcAGGTCtgtctgctgcagctctgcgcCCCAGCTCTCTGGGTGCCCCGGGGCTCGGGCtgggggacacggtggggagCTGCCAGTCAGAGGAATGGCCCAAGGAATACAAGGGCTTCCCTCTGCAGTGCGGAAGAGGGGGGGGACGAGCTCAGTAGCGCCAAAGATGGGAAGAGGGGGCAGACTACTGAACTAAGATGCTCTCTGGGGTAACAGGGCAGCTTCGGCCAAGCACGATCTGGAGACAGGTCacttcccagccccacagggaaGCACAGCTGCAATGCGACCAAATTACATGGCAGCCGGCAACTCTGTGACCgagcagaaaacacaaacactGCAGGAGCATCAGTGGTGCTGAACAATACCAAACCCACTAGCACCAGCTCCACCTCTGCACAGCAAGCCATCTTCTTGCCTGCAGCTGCGAGCAGCCCTCTGCCCTTCGTTTGTCAAAGCAGGGAGCAGAACTGCTGCACGTGTGGGCTGCCATGCCTGGGCAGGACCCCGGCATCAGAAAGGAGGCACATGCTGCATTTTGGCCTTCAGCACGGTGCAGAGGTCCCTTCACCCTCCAGCCAATCCGACCAGGAGCAACGATTACTCGAGAGGTCGCGAGTAGTGTGTGCCCATCTAATGACACCTGCACCCTTCCTCCCCAAAGAAaacatcaccaaaaaaaaaaaaaaaaaaagcagaagcattcaGTAATTACTTGGAGGAAGCAGAACAACGCCCCTGTATCACATAGGAATGAGGAACTGTTTCCCAATACACCAATAAAACACCCCAATAAGCAGCCCAGGATAATTTGCACCTAAGAGTCCTAGAGAGTAGTACAGGAGATCACTAGCccacagcaattattttttgtaaatcttGGAATACAGGAGAAACTACAAAGACCAGGAGAGTGTGAAAGTTGTGCCAAAActgaggaaggcaggagaaaacGGAGTGTTCACATAGCCTGACATCTGGCAGAGAGGCTGGTGCAGGATTCAACGAGTAAAAGATAAATGACAGGGACATGCTTTGTACCAGCTGATAAGACTTTATGAAAATAGgtcttttcaaataaagttgAGTTTATTCCTTGAAGTGTtacatttgcttaaaaaaagcaattacataAATCACATTGATGAGACGGACTCAAACACTCAAACACTTCTAAGTGTCTGACCAGGGCACAGCCTTCTGATAAAAACACTGGCATGCCACAGCCTCTACAGGGCTGTTGGATGAGATGGCTTAGCTCAAGAAAGAGCCAGTGAGCAGATCTCAAAACGTACCTGTTAACAGGAAACTGCAGATTTTCTGCTGACGGGCCTAGTGCAGACCCATAAGGGTGCGTGTGTGTGGAAAACCACTGTAgtcagtatttgttttattcataATATGCAAGCAAATAACGTGTaatcagaaaagattttaagatGGATGCTTGGGTAGGTAGCAAGGACAGGACAGTCACACGGTGTGATCTGCATCACTTGGTAAGCTGGGCTCACccaaattaaatgcatttcaatACACCCAGAGACAATGTTCTCCATCTAAagacagggagagcagagccagctAGGCACCAGGGACTGTGCATCCTGTAAAGCAATAACTGAAAAGGATTGAGGGGTCGCAATCAGCCCAAGCTTCAGGCTCAAAAACCTGAAGAGGGAAGAAGTGCAAGCAGGAAAGCAGTACTACCCCCTATGCTGCCCTACACACTCGAGTCCTGCAATGCCCAatccacatttttaaacaggatGCTTAAAACTTGAAGATGTTGCTCAATCCCCTCCCCCCAGTGATTCAAAATCTGGAGAAACTATTTtgtaggagaagaaaagaaatggagaggTGACTTGGTCACAACACAAAAATAcacctggggaaggaaaaacccTGCTGCTTTATAGGGCTCCTACCAAGCACTGCAACATTTATTGCAGTTAGGGCTGGGTTTATTTACATGCAGAAATTAGGCCTCAACGCACATGTGCTTAAGTGCCTAGCCCTGGACAGATTCCCCAGATCAGAGGCAGATGGATCATTTCTTCACACCACCCAGACAGACTGGACCCTGTTCGGCAGGCGGGCTTGGAACAGGGCTGGACTCTCGGGCAGAGAGGCAGTGGCCAGATGAGAAGGCACGACACAACAGTCCATCTGGACACACCTTTTCAGCAGGGAGCACTGAACCCAGGCTTCTCAAGCACTTCCTCTGCCATCTAGAGTTGGGGGTCACATCTCGGCCTTGGACAATAACAAACCTCGGGACGATGCTCCTGGGGCAGCATGGGGGCAGAACAGCCGCTGACATCTCCCAGGCAAAGCCCCTTCCAACAACCACCCTCCCCTGCCCGCACAGTGCGCTCGAGGGCttggcagggcagagctgctcttaAGTGAGTGGATTTCCTCAGCCCCACAGACAGCACCGCAGGAAGATGCACTCCTGAAGAAGTCCCCAGAGCCGAACTGGGTGCGTGGCAGCCCGCCCAAGCAGGCAGCACGCTGGCTGCCGCTCTCCGAAGACAAGGCAGACAACAGAGCAGAGAGCCTGGCAAGAGATGCAGACTCTGGCCTCCTCAGCTGTCAGTCCAGGGGAAGAATCTCTCTCCACACTCAGTTCTGGCCTCCAGCAATGAACAATTAGTGGAACTTAACAACTGTCTGCAGGAGACCTACGGATGGCTAGGtgctctggggcaggggaggcagcaggaagcCACGAGTGTCCTCTGCAGTCAGAGCGCTGTTTCTATCAGGGATGCTGGGACAGATGCCtcacagcagccagagcagctcccagcaagGCTCAGGGGGCCACTGCAGCCTCCAGCAGGACACCACAAAGCCAGCTGGGCCCAGAGTATCTCAGCCTCCCCGAAGCAAGCTGCCACCTTGCAGGGAGACTGCGGACAGATCGCGTGGCTGCTTGAGAGGGCGCAGCATTCCTTAGGCCTCCCTGTTCCAGTGCCCAAGGCGGATATGTCTCCTCCCCCGTAAACCTCCTCTGTCCCTCTACCAGCTACCACCTCTCCCAGCATGAGATCCCCCTCCCTGATCCCCGCACCGCTGGATGGACGATCACCTCCATACCAGGTAGGCAGGGGAACCCTACCTTTCTTTTCCTACCTGAGGCACAGGAGCTTTACTGTCCCCCTGCAGACCAGGGCTCACCCTCGCAGCCTCCTCACTGCTTGGCCTCCTCCTGCAAGTCATCCGCTGACTGTTCAGCTCCAAGATGCGGGTGGTGATGCCTTTGACATGGAGAAGATCATCGAGTGAGTTGAAGCCCTTCAGCTCCTgtgagaagagaagaaagattcAATATGGAGCTGAGAAACCCAGAACCAGCCTCAAAGCAGGACCAAGCTTACTCACACCCTTCTCAGACAGGCTCTCTTTCCTGGCCGGTCCAGACCTACCAGCTTGCACCTCACTTACAGCCACCAGCTCCCTTTAGGCCTTCAGGGGAAAGAGGGTCGGGGTGCCACAGCAGGGCAATACCTTTGTACTGCAAGTCCTCGCTACTGCTCCCATCTGAGGCAAGGGACACCTTCTGCCCAAAACAGCCATTCCAATGCAGTCCTTCCTGTTTCCACAAGCTTTCCCTGCCCCGAGCGACAACTGCAATGCCTGCAAGGAACAGGCAACAGCACCAGAAGTACTACTAACGAGAGGAGTAGTGGCCCAAAAGCAAAGGCTAAAAGCTCAGAAAGGGGAATTGCGCCTTCCAGCTGACTAGTGCCAAGACTGGCAGCATTCCCTGGCCCACACAGTCAATCCCCCTTGTCTGCAGCTCCAGTGAATGGAAACAgcccctgcctcctgccaggcacgtgcagagacacacacacgtgtgtgtgtgtgcgagGCACCACCTGCAAAACACCAGGTCAAGTACTGCTCAGCCCTGCACTCAGAATCACGGGTTACCACCAATCGTACCTACGCCCCGTTTGGACTCCAAGCACCTTCTGCCACAAGCCTAAAGGGCCTAAACCAAACAGCGATGGCCTGGCTCTTACCCAGGGGGCAGGATCCCAGGGTGGAAAGCATCCACCCTTTCCGGCTGACACAGACATCAGGGCCAAAACAAGGTTCTGATCATCCTTTCGAATTCGTCATGCACCATTTTAAGgcacttctgctgcttctcccctaTAAATGGTTTTACCCAAAAGCACAGCTCCAGTGATGAACTCCATTTCTGTAAACCCGTCCTCATCTGTTCTCATACCAGCAGTCCTTTTGTTTAACGGCCCTTACTCTTCCGCCTCCACGGTGCCTACATTCCTGCTGTGTTTATAGCTGGTGACCCTGCCGCTCTCAGCCTCCTCTCTTCCAGGCCAAAAAAAGTCAAGCTCTTCTAGTCTTGCCTTGTCAAGCCAGCCTCCTCGTTCCCCGATTTCTCCTGCCTCACTCCTCTGCCTGCTTCAACATGGATGCCGTACTCCAGCCACGATCTTGCCAGTTCTTTGTGGCATTCATGGCAAAAAGGTGGCATTAATCTTCCTGTCTCTGCTAAAAGCGCCACAGCAGACACAGCCTAAGATCATGCTTACCTTTTTCATGGCTGTGTCACCCCGGTAGCTCAGTCACCCTGTGAGTGACTACCACAGGCAGGCTTTTCACCTACTCCATCATTTCCAAATGACAGAGCTAAACAGTCAATCAAGGGGGAGCGGCAGGATTTCCAGCCCATTGTGACCACACGAGACGGGCTTCtacccctccctgctcctgcccgtTCCACCCAGGAActaatttttctctgctctcagcaCACAGCGTCAATCTGCCACCAGCCCCTGAGGCTCTGCCCCAAATCCCAGAAACAAGGGAACCGCAGAACCGGGCTGGTCTGCCTGCAGAAGGGAAGAGCTCTCCCCGCGGAGAACGCCGACCTGCCCCGGCGCCCGCGCCAGGGAGGCAACCGCCCTCGCTCCGCGACAGCCTGCAGACCCCCGCACAACGGGCTCTTTACGCGGCAGGGGAGCGGAagggccccgccgccccagcGCTGCGCCCAGAGGCAGCCCTTGGCCCGGGGACGGCGGCAAGGCCCCGGGGCACGgccccgcctgcccgccccgggcACGGCTGCGGAAGCCGAGGAGAAACCGCCGCTGCCCCCAGCGCTCGCACAgcctgccgcccgccccggcgccggccgcccccgccggaccccgccccggggctcccgcGGCCGGGAGGCGGTCGGTttccccggggctgggccgcGCAGTCCAGGCCGTCCGCGGGCAGAGTGGCTCCGCCTTGACGCCCAGCACCGGcgcctcctgccccagccccccttCCCCGCGGCGGCATGGCCGAGGCCCTCCGCTCCGTTCcctccccggccgccccccgcccgcacAGCCTCGCCCCGGGACAGCTCCCCGCAGACCACCGGGGGACGGGACGCGACGcgccccgccgagccgcccccgcccgcaCCTCTCTCTTCCGCACGATGccgcgggcgcggcggcggccgatGCCACTGAGCGCGCCCTCCAGCTCGGCCACGCCGGCGCGGTTGATGTCCAGCTtccccccgccggggcccgggcCGCCCGGCCCCGACATCCCCCGGCAGGaaacgccgccgccgccgccgccgccgccgtgcaGGCCCCGCGCGCACTGCGCAGGTGCGGCGGCGCCCCGCCCACGCGGACGCCGGAGCCGTGCGGAAACAGCCGCTTTATTGGGAACTGCGCCTGCGCGGGCCCcccggccgcgccccgccctCAGCGGCGCTTGTAGAGGCAGGGCCGCAGGCGCaggccgggcgcggggcggcggcgcggggggccggTCTTGGCGAACTCCAGCAGGTGGAAGAAGGCGCTGGAGAGGTCCTGGGGCAGCGCCGCCTCAGTGCCCGGACCCCCCCGGGCCACCCCCACCACCTCCCGGACCCCGAACCCCAGACCACGTCCCCGCGGGCCCCGGGACCGCCGACCCCCTCTCGGAGCCCAACGCCAGCTCCCGCAGGCCCCGCACCACACCCCCGGCGTGCCCAGGGCCCCCCTGCTCCATCCCAGACCCCAGCACCTCATCCCCTGTGTGCCCCGGGTTCCCCCATCACAGACCCAGCATCACGACCCCAGGTGTGCCCCAGGTCCCCCTAATGCCCCCCCATCCTAAATTCCCGCACCACAACTGCCGCAGGCCCCAGGTCCCCAGACCCCGTTCCAGCCCCCAGGTCCCTCAAACCCCCTCCCAGACCTCAGCATCCTAGCCCCTGTGTGGTCTGggttcccccacccccataTGCTGTCACCACCCCCAGGCCTGCTCCCTGCCGGCACCACCCAGGTCCCCCCTACCCACCATATTCCATCCCAGACCCCATCACCACAGCCCCCGCAGACCCCAGGTCCCCCACACCTCCTCTCAGACCCCAGCACCGCAACCCCTGCGGGCCCCATGTCCCCCGAACCCCCATATGCTGTCACCACCCCCAGGCCTGCTCCCCGCCAGCAccaggctgagctgtgctgctctgccctgctgccgGAGCAGGAAGGGTGGTCTCTGGCTGCCAGGGACCGTGGGCTCCTTCTCGGGGCTCCCTGGTTCCCAGTGCACCCAGCGCCCAGCACAGGGCACACCTGAGGACACACCTTGGAGACACTTTTGAAGCCCAGCTGAGCCATGGCGTTCACGAAGGCTCGGATGTCCTCGAAGCGGCTGGCCACCTCAGCCACCATCAGGGTACCCCTGCGGAACAGCCCAGCCCTGAGCGGTGGCGGCGGCGCAGGCACCTCCCGGGGCACAGCCCAGCGCCTCTGCTCCTCGCTGCCCACCCAAAGGCCAGCCCATGCCTCCTGGGCTCGCCCCAACGCCTCCTGCCCCTCACCAGCCCGGCACCAGCCCTGCACGCCCCTCTCTGCCTACCCCTGCTTCAGCACACGGTTGGCCTCTTCCAAGATCTCCTGCAGGTTGGTGCCCATCAGCGCCAGGCAGAACACCGCAACGTCCACTGACTCGGCCGCCAAAGGCACCTGCCAGACACCAAACGGGACGCCCGCCCCAGGAGGAGGGGGATGGCaacggggctggggcagcccttCTGTGCTTTGCCGCTCCCTGGGCTCTTGGATCCGACCAAGCATCTCCTCTGAGGAGCCCGCAGACTCCAGAGAGGTGCCCCCCTTTTCCCAACAGACGCGCGCTCCCTCTCGCAGACGGGACCCTCAGGATCCCTGACCAccctctcctgtcccccagAATTGCCGCCCCAACCCACGCCTCTGCAACCTGCTAGGCAGCGTCAAGCCcaccccgccagcccccgccAACACCGGTGGGCGCAGTGCACGCGTTGCCGACGCGCGGCGTCCCCTCCTGCAGAGCCGCTGCCCCTCGCCCCGTCCCCTCTGCGCCCCACACGCGCCGCCCGTCCCCCTACCTTGGCCATGTCGCAGACGGTGACCAGCGGGCTGAGAGGCACCAGGTCGAAGGAGTGAACCTTGTTCCTGACGCTGCTCGCGATCTTGCAGTCACCGCACCCAAAATCCGCCACCACCAGCGAGGCTGGCCTGGGGGGGAGCAGGGTCTCAGAACGCCCCGCGGGTCCCCGCGCTCGCGGGCAGCCGGCGCCCGGCgccccagcgctgcccgctCTGCCCGCTCACCGCCGGCGCAGGTAGCGGACGATGCGGTGCACGGGGTTCTCCGGCCAGCGCCCCACTTGCTGCGCGAAGCCGCGGTGGTAGATCTCGAACGCCTCGGGGTCGCTCCGGAAGAGCTGTGCCGCCTCCCGGCTGGTGGACGTGTAGAGCTGCTGGTTGATGTACCGGAACCGGGCGGCCAGGAGCCGCTCCTCCATGCGCGCGCGCAGGGCCGCCGACCGCCCCGCCGGAGCCGCTTccgggccgggcagcgccggggcgcCCGGTCCCGCGCCCGCCAGCCCGTCCGCGCCCGGCTCCCCCGCGGGTCCCGCCTGGCGCTCGCTCTGCTGGCGCCGCTTGCTCCTCCGCTGCCTCCTGCTCGGCCTCCGCGCCGGCTCCCCGGCCGCAGCCTCCGTCCCCGGCGCCCCGGGCTCCGCGCTcggccggggccgctcccccCGCAGCTCGGCCGACGCGCCTGGGGGGACCGGGAGGGAAGtcagggcggcggcggcggcgggcggctccCGGCCAGGGCCCCCCCAGCAGGCCCGGCCGGCGCCTCGGGACCTGCGGGCGGCGGTACCTCCGTCCGGGCGCTGCCCGCTCTGCTGCGGCTCCCCGGAGCCGGCCGGGCGCCCCTCCGCCGCAGCCCGGCGCCTGGCGGCCTGCCTCCGTTCCCCGGGCCGCTTCCGCGCGGGCTCGCCGTCCCGGCCGGGCTCGGCCGCACAGTCCCCCGGCCGTCGCCGGCGCCGCttccccgccgctgccgcggGGGCCTGCGGAGGGCAGGGGGCCGGTCACCTCCCCCGCGCCCAGGgaccggcccggcccgccgcggccccgtGCGCGCACCCCTTACCGGCCGGCCCGGGCCCTCGGGGGCGCCGCGGGGCCCCGGCCGAGCCCGGGCCCGGGCGGGGCCCTCCGCCCCATCGTTCCACGCCTCCTCCGCGAACAtggcccggcggccgcggggcctgCCCGGGCCGGGAACGGGAACGGCGGCCCTGGCGCGGCCGGCTCCGCCGCCGTTACCCACGTGCGCCCGGCCGGCCTCTCCGCGCGGGGGCCTAGAGCGGCCCCAACAGCACCCGCGGAAACACCGCCCCCCTGCGGCCGGGAGGCCGAGCAGCCTGGCTGCGCGGGGCGGTGCCGAGGGCGCCCCGCCCCCAGCCTGGttcgccccgccccgccccggcgccgtgcgccccgcccctccccggcgCGCCCCGCCCCCAGCGCCGtgcgccccgcccctccccggcgCGCCCCGCCCCAGCGCCGTGCGCCCTGGccggtgccccccagcccccgcccaGGCTGCCTGTCCGGCCTCGCCGCGCCGggcgccgcccgcgccgccgtctgccgctgcccgctgcccgctgcccgctgcccgcgcgccgcggcgccccgcggccggggcgcGGAGCCCGGAGCCGGTGCGGCGCGGCGCGCggccggcagggggcgctggcggcggccggcccggggcggAACCCACGCGCGGCCCCGCGTTCGCCGAGCCGCCGCCCTGCGCCGCCGCCGGAGTCGGTAAGGGCGGCCTGGCctggccgggccgggctgggccgggctgcgtcgggccgggccgcgcggggccgcgccgACTGCGGCtggaggccgggccgggccgtgtCGTGtcgggcccggcccggcccgggaggaagcagggctggggctgcgggtTGGCTCGGacagggccgggccggggtcGGGCTGAGTCAGGCTGAGCCGGGACGGGGTTGGGGTCGGGCTGGGACAGGCGGGGGCCGGGACAGAACGCGATGGGGGCAGGACGGGTCCAGGTCGGGGCCGGtccgggctggggctggtccaggctgggccgggccgggggcggtgTGGGTTTGAGTGGGCtgcggctggggctggggacaggctggggacgGGGCCAGGTTTGGGgtaggcagggctggggctggggttcGGGTTCatgcaggctgggctgggcccaGGTGCGGGTGGGTTGGGATGGGgttggagctgggcaggggctgggactGGCCTTGGGCTGGGTGATGGGCTGGGGCCGGTCcagagcaggaaacaaaaaaaggggtgtctgggggggtgggggctaGGCTGTGCTGGCGTGGGCAGAGGCTGGCTGGTGGCAGCCGTGTTTGGGGTGCGCTGGGGTGGGCGGGCAGGGGCGAGGGGCACGGGCTGACTGAGGACAGGCAGGGACCCgcagggctgccccggggctccTGTGccagtggctggtgtggggtCAGTGCCGCTGGGACGGGACAGGGCAGGCTGGGGCCCACGGCTGGGTCGAGCCCTGGGGTGcgtggggcaggatggggctggggctggggctgcgctgGAAGGGGTTggagggggggctgcagggaagagTGGGGAAAGGTCTTGGGTCGGGGCTGATGAGGAACAAGCAGGGCGGCACGAGGCGGCCTGGGTCTCCACATCATGGCACCACGGCCTGAGTGGTGGGGAAAGGGGCCACAGGGGGCTCAGCAGGGCCGACGTGGCCACTTGGCAATGGGGGAGTAGAGGGCCCCTCGTttcaggcagggcaggggctgggagaggccTGGCAGCCTGGCCAGGACCAAGGCAGGCGCTGGTGCAGTGAcaggcaggagcacagcagccCTGGGCCGAGCTGGGGTAACGGCTGGTGGATGAGAGGTGGCGATGACAGTGGGATGCAAGTCTCACAGGGctgagatggggatggggtaTCGCTGGGATGCCCCTTCCCTGGTCCCGTCCCAGATGGGTAGGTGAAAAATCCACTCTGGGGGCAGTGCCAtcagccctggggctggcaggacccGCAGGACATCAGGTTGGGGCACAGCGCTGGCTCCTTGCAGCTcatgggcagagctgctccatcCACCACAGCCggtgagctgggagcagggctgccgCTGCCCTTGAAGTTCTAGAGCCCATTCTGGTGCCTATGAGGCCCCTTCAAGGGTCCGGGCCGTGAGGCCAGTCTCGTGTGTCCCTTGCCTCACGTAGCTGCCTGGAGCACGTGACACGGGCAGACCGGCTGTCCTGGGGGGCCAGCTGCCAGGCACAGGGAGCGTGTCGGGGCCCGTCCTGCCTGCTCAGAGCGGGTGGGGGTCCCGCTGCAGCTGGGTGAGTGCCAGACCCTGTGGGTTTAAGACCCTGAGGTTTAAGCCCTCAGGGGTGTATGTTGGGGGCATTGTGCTTGGTCTGTCCCTGCACCCGCACTGTGGGACTCGCCAAGGGCAGCCCCACATCCCTGCTTGATGCCGCAGACCCCCAGGCAGGAAAGTACCTGCCAGGTGTgtccctgcactgctggggaGCTCGGGGCAGCGCAGCCCTGGGTCTTAGTGAGGCTGCTGTTGTCAAGGGGTTAAAAATGGAACCAGGATGCGTGCTCTTTGCCTGGCTCTGGGCTGGGGTGTCTGTTGATTAGAATGGAGAGAGGGGGAGCTTGTGGACCTTTGGGGTCTCCCAGTTTCTTGAGCATGATGGTGTGCCAAGTTCAGCCAAGCCTGGATTGGAGTTGGGGATCGGGAGGGTGTGTGGAGCCATGGGATCCCTGCAGGGTGGTGCTGGacctcctccagctctgctccccgACCCCCTCCCAGGAGATGTGGGCACCCGGGTCTGGCTGGGCCTGCAGATAAGCCCGTGGATGCCAAATCTGCTTCCtgtgagctgctgcaggcacccGTGACACTGGAGTCAGTCGTGAACTTCCCCTTCAGCTGCGAGTCCAGCTCCGTCCCCAGCCTTCAGCAGTCCCCGCAGTTTTCCGCAGGGCTGACGAGGAGGGGGACGCGAGGCTCCTGTCCTAGCTCCCCCAGGGAGACGCCCCAGCTGAGGGGCTACCAGCAGCAGAGGGGCGGTGGGAGGCGATGTCCAGGTCCCAGGGCTGCGTGTGGGAAAGGGGGGCAGGGAGCCCTGCTCCACAGCGGGGCCCTGTGTCCTTACACACCCCTCCCCACAGCAAGAGCCGCGATGGACGACATCTTCACGCAGTGCCGAGAGGGCAACGCAGTGGCCGTGCGCCTCTGGCTGGACAACACCGAGAACGACCTCAACCAGGGGTGAGCAGGAGGGACCCAGCCCAGGCTGGACCCGCCAGGTGCTGTCCCTGGCTCAGCTGCACCACGGGCTGAGGGCGCTGGACTCGGGCTGAGGGCGCTGGACTCGGGCTGAGGGCGCTGGACCAGGGCTGGGGCTCGTTTCCGCTCTGCTCCGTgtcctggggagggggtgggatTCAGCTCCTCCCCGCCGGGAGGAAGTTACCGCATCGCTGAGGCATGAGGGCTGCACATCCTCCAGCCGCTTCCTCGGCCGCCCGCTGCTCCCGGCCACGGGACgggatgggacgggacgggacgcgTCTCGGCCAGGGgttgggctgggggtgctggggagaatctccctgtccccagggtggctgGTGTGTCTGGGTGACCGcttcccctgtcccctctcctggGAGCACTGCAGTTGGCATGTGGAAGCACAGCTGGCATTTAACAGGAGGGCTGGGAACCACCCCAGGGCCAGGAGCTGCACGGGGCTGACCTGCGCCCTGCCCCTGCGTGCCCTGCCCCAGATCTCGCCTCACA encodes the following:
- the RRP8 gene encoding ribosomal RNA-processing protein 8 isoform X1, producing the protein MFAEEAWNDGAEGPARARARPGPRGAPEGPGRPAPAAAAGKRRRRRPGDCAAEPGRDGEPARKRPGERRQAARRRAAAEGRPAGSGEPQQSGQRPDGGTAARRSRGAGRACWGGPGREPPAAAAALTSLPVPPGASAELRGERPRPSAEPGAPGTEAAAGEPARRPSRRQRRSKRRQQSERQAGPAGEPGADGLAGAGPGAPALPGPEAAPAGRSAALRARMEERLLAARFRYINQQLYTSTSREAAQLFRSDPEAFEIYHRGFAQQVGRWPENPVHRIVRYLRRRPASLVVADFGCGDCKIASSVRNKVHSFDLVPLSPLVTVCDMAKVPLAAESVDVAVFCLALMGTNLQEILEEANRVLKQGGTLMVAEVASRFEDIRAFVNAMAQLGFKSVSKALQLSLGAGKACGNRKDCIGMAVLGRRCPLPQMGAVARTCSTKELKGFNSLDDLLHVKGITTRILELNSQRMTCRRRPSSEEAARVSPGLQGDSKAPVPQVVAEEEDVSGPWEPERSGKGSPGSGPEADDASGQGAQEPVSSTGCGEQEEEEEEEEEEEGSCYSEEGEDGSNVYFYYTIGERWIDYLQRTEDGGLLRHVRPKMKRKSENGLDGRALSPGKKLCKGSEYSRTLGPCMPSPTTTFGDLRNAKAGQARRRRIPSVAPPPELQDWLRTFQRWSGPEKLLALDELIDRCEPSQIKYMMQVIEPQFQRDFISLLPKELALYVLSFLEPRDLLRAAQTCRYWRVLAEDNLLWREKCREEGIEEPLNLRKRRLLSPGFMYSPWKFAFMRQHKIDMNWRSGELKAPKVLKGHDDHVITCLQFCGNRIVSGSDDNTLKVWSAVTGECVQTLVGHTGGVWSSQMRDSIVISGSTDRTLKVWNADTGECVHTLYGHTSTVRCMHLHGNRVVSGSRDATLRLWDIETGQCLHVLMGHVAAVRCVQYDGHKVVSGAYDYTVKVWDPESESCTHTLQGHTNRVYSLQFDGTHIVSGSLDTSIRVWDVESGNCLHTLMGHQSLTSGMELRDNILVSGNADSTVKIWDIKTGQCLQTLQGPSKHQSAVTCLQFSSKFVVTSSDDGTVKLWDLKTGEFVRNLVALESGGSGGVVWRIRASNTKLVCAVGSRNGTEETKLLVLDFDVDLK